A genomic region of Miscanthus floridulus cultivar M001 chromosome 3, ASM1932011v1, whole genome shotgun sequence contains the following coding sequences:
- the LOC136542543 gene encoding probable serine/threonine-protein kinase WNK1: MIGANTNAAVCPCPEYAEVDPTGRYGRFRDVLGKGASKIVYRAFDEYQGMEVAWNQVKLHDFLQSPEDLERLYCEIHLLKTLKHRNIMKFYTSWVDVSRRNINFITEMFTSGTLRQYRQRHRRVNIWAVKHWCRQILSGLLYLHSHNPPIIHRDLKCDNIFVNGNQGEVKIGDLGLAAILRKSHAVHCVGTPEFMAPEVYEEEYNELVDIYSFGMCVLEMVMFEYPYSECTHPVQIYKKVISGTKPEALYKVKDPMVRRFVEKCLATASQRLSARELLEDPFLQGDDVAVSLDGGDYHVPSNFIQQPSYLGHTYSNGSMMSNGFSESIDEDALSEDCEDDDMKGQDGIDLFKENEDEPLGNVDITIKGRKSEDGGIFLRLRISDNDGRVRSIYFPFDVEADTALSVATEMVAELDITDHEVTRIADMIDGEVSALVPDWRPGPGIEEAPDTSYCHNCGSNVSSCGSLYAYMSSGRQGCQCAELHGRFEEITFQADGEQCDLQESAGSSDDGGGQTEHYVKSKESTHVNGLVQMGRRDLSSQLCFSSFQEQSCSSNHYENDTNHHTNGFDMKHEVKIAKYKARKMAQLKKAIHPSLDFDNAYGVNRTKPSLNKLQSFHIGKNHSFRVPTSPGKASTDYHSDLNSQVWHSRHPYPGDQRARHCEVNAAGSSPGYMVTGRRYYTGAQLPPNLPRTKSVPPLSAVDA, from the exons ATGATAGGCGCCAACACCAACGCCGCCGTCTGCCCGTGCCCGGAGTACGCGGAGGTCGACCCCACCGGCCGGTACGGACGG TTCAGGGACGTTCTTGGCAAGGGCGCGTCCAAGATTGT GTACCGGGCGTTCGACGAGTACCAGGGGATGGAGGTGGCGTGGAACCAGGTGAAGCTGCACGACTTTCTGCAGAGCCCCGAGGACCTGGAGCGGCTCTACTGCGAGATCCACCTCCTCAAGACGCTCAAGCACCGCAACATCATGAAGTTCTACACCTCCTGGGTCGATGTCTCCCGCCGCAACATCAACTTCATCACCGAGATGTTCACCTCCGGCACCCTCCGCCA GTACAGGCAGAGGCACCGGAGGGTGAACATATGGGCGGTGAAGCACTGGTGCCGACAAATCCTCAGTGGCCTGCTGTATCTGCACAGCCACAATCCGCCCATCATCCACCGGGACCTCAAGTGTGACAACATCTTCGTGAACGGCAACCAGGGCGAGGTCAAGATTGGCGACCTCGGCCTCGCGGCCATCCTCCGCAAGTCCCACGCCGTCCATTGCGTGG GTACACCGGAGTTCATGGCACCGGAGGTGTACGAGGAGGAGTACAATGAGCTTGTGGACATCTACTCGTTTGGGATGTGCGTGCTCGAGATGGTCATGTTTGAGTATCCATACAGTGAGTGTACGCACCCGGTGCAGATATACAAGAAAGTGATCTCT GGTACTAAGCCAGAAGCTCTGTACAAGGTGAAAGATCCAATGGTGAGGCGCTTTGTCGAGAAGTGCCTGGCAACGGCCTCTCAGAGACTGTCAGCGAGAGAACTGCTTGAGGATCCCTTCCTACAGGGTGATGACGTGGCGGTTTCTTTGGATGGTGGAGATTATCATGTACCGTCCAATTTTATACAGCAGCCTTCATATTTAGGGCATACCTATAGCAATGGCTCCATGATGAGTAATGGATTCTCAGAAAGCATTGATGAAGATGCTCTGAGTGAAGACTGCGAGGATGATGACATGAAAGGCCAAGATGGCATTGACTTGTTCAAAGAGAATGAAGATGAGCCTCTTGGCAATGTGGATATAACAATCAAAGGGAGAAAGAGTGAGGATGGAGGCATATTCCTCAGATTGCGGATTTCTGATAATGATG GACGGGTACGCAGCATCTATTTTCCTTTCGACGTAGAGGCTGATACCGCACTAAGTGTTGCAACTGAAATGGTAGCCGAGCTGGATATAACTGACCATGAAGTTACTCGAATTGCTGACATGATTGATGGTGAGGTCAGTGCATTGGTACCAGATTGGAGGCCTGGTCCGGGCATAGAGGAAGCTCCTGACACTTCATACTGCCATAACTGTGGATCCAACGTGTCATCGTGTGGTTCACTTTACGCCTACATGTCATCAGGCCGTCAAGGTTGCCAATGTGCAGAGCTACATGGGCGGTTCGAGGAGATCACGTTCCAAGCCGATGGTGAGCAGTGTGATTTGCAGGAATCTGCTGGCAGCTCTGATGATGGAGGTGGCCAAACAGAGCATTATGTCAAAAGCAAGGAGTCCACTCATGTGAATGGCCTTGTACAGATGGGTAGAAGGGATCTTTCTAGTCAGCTTTGCTTCAGTTCATTTCAAGAGCAATCATGTTCATCTAACCATTACGAGAATGACACTAACCATCACACAAATGGGTTCGACATGAAGCATGAGGTAAAGATTGCCAAGTACAAAGCACGGAAAATGGCACAGTTAAAGAAGGCTATCCATCCATCTCTTGACTTTGACAATGCATATGGAGTAAATAGGACGAAGCCTTCACTGAACAAGCTGCaatctttccatattggaaagaaCCACAGTTTCCGCGTACCAACAAGCCCAGGTAAAGCAAGTACGGATTATCATTCTGACTTGAACAGCCAAGTATGGCATAGCAGGCACCCCTATCCGGGAGACCAAAGGGCCCGGCATTGTGAGGTCAATGCAGCTGGGAGCAGCCCGGGTTATATGGTTACAGGGAGGCGCTACTATACCGGAGCTCAGTTGCCGCCAAATCTCCCGAGAACAAAATCTGTACCCCCCCTAAGTGCTGTCGACGCCTGA